From Hoeflea sp. 108:
GCCGCTGGTGCGCAAGTCGGACTTCATTGCCTGGGTTGGTCATCTCGTGAAGATGGAGACCTCGGTGATGGTCGCCGACCGCAAGCGCTTCCGCGGCAAGATCGCCGAGGCCGACGACGAAGGCATCCTGATCCAGCGCGACCAGGCCGCTTACGGCGAGGAGCCGACGGTGCGCGTGCCCTTCGACACGATTGCCGATGCCCGGCTGATCCTGACCGACGACCTGATCCGCGATGCCTTGAGCAAGGACAACAGGGCTCGCAAGGAAGCCAAGAAGCATCGTGGCGATGACGCCGACGATGCGGACGAAAACGAAGAAACCGAAACGGAAGATTGATAGAGCCGAGTGGCTGGGCATGGTCCGGCCGGAAGCTCCGGGAGAAAGACAATGGTTGTAAGCGCCAACAGGCTCGAACTGCTGCAGATCGCCGATGCGGTCGCCCGCGAGAAGTCGATCGACAAGTCGATCGTCATCGCCGCCATGGCCGATGCGATCCAGAAGGCCGCGCGCTCGCGTTATGGCCAGGAGACCAACATCCGCGCCGACATCAACCCGAACACGGGCGAGATGAAGCTGCAGCGCCTGATGGAAGTCGTCGAGAAGGTCGATGACTACGCCACCCAGATCGCGCTGGCCTCGGCACGCGAGCGCAACCCCGATGCCCAGCTCGGCGACTTCATCGCCGAACAGCTGCCGCCCATGGATTTCGGTCGCATCGCCGCCCAGTCGGCCAAGCAGGTCATCGTCCAGAAGGTGCGTGAAGCAGAGCGTGACCGTCAGTATGACGAATACAAGGACCGCATCGGCGAGATCGTCAACGGCACCGTCAAGCGTGTCGAATACGGCAACGTCATCGTCGACCTCGGCCGTGGCGAGGCCATCATCCGCCGCGACGAGCTGATCCCCCGCGAGAACTACAAGTACGGTGACCGCGTCCGCGCCTATGTCTACGACGTGCGCCGCGAACAACGCGGCCCGCAGATCTTCCTGTCGCGTACCCATCCGCAGTTCATGGCGAAGCTGTTCACCATGGAAGTGCCTGAGATCTACGACGGCATCATCGAGATCAAGTCGGTTGCCCGCGACCCCGGTTCGCGCGCCAAGATCGCCGTCATCTCGCGTGACAGCTCGATCGACCCGGTCGGCGCCTGCGTCGGTATGCGCGGTTCGCGCGTCCAGGCCGTCGTCGGCGAGCTCCAGGGCGAGAAGATCGACATCATTCCGTGGTCGCCTTCCGCAGCCTCGTTCATCGTCAATGCCCTGCAGCCGGCTGAAGTCGCCAAGGTCGTTCTCGACGAGGACGCAGAGCGCATCGAAGTCGTGGTTCCCGACGACCAGTTGTCGCTGGCCATCGGCCGCCGCGGCCAGAACGTGCGCCTGGCTTCGCAGCTGACCGGCTGGGACATCGACATCCTCACCGAGCAGGAAGAGTCGGAACGCCGCCAGAAGGAATTCGTCGAGCGTTCGACCCTGTTCATGGAATCGCTCGACGTCGACGAGATGGTCGGCCAGGTGCTGGCTTCCGAGGGCTTCACCTCGGTTGAGGAAGTGGCCTATGTCGATGCTGACGAGATCGCATCGATCGACGGCTTCGACGAAGACACGGCTTCGGAAATCCAGACCCGCGCCCGCGAATACCTCGAAAAGATCGAGGCCGAGCACGACGACAAGCGCAAGACGCTGGGCGTCCAGGATGAGCTGCGCGAGATCCCCGG
This genomic window contains:
- the nusA gene encoding transcription termination factor NusA — encoded protein: MVVSANRLELLQIADAVAREKSIDKSIVIAAMADAIQKAARSRYGQETNIRADINPNTGEMKLQRLMEVVEKVDDYATQIALASARERNPDAQLGDFIAEQLPPMDFGRIAAQSAKQVIVQKVREAERDRQYDEYKDRIGEIVNGTVKRVEYGNVIVDLGRGEAIIRRDELIPRENYKYGDRVRAYVYDVRREQRGPQIFLSRTHPQFMAKLFTMEVPEIYDGIIEIKSVARDPGSRAKIAVISRDSSIDPVGACVGMRGSRVQAVVGELQGEKIDIIPWSPSAASFIVNALQPAEVAKVVLDEDAERIEVVVPDDQLSLAIGRRGQNVRLASQLTGWDIDILTEQEESERRQKEFVERSTLFMESLDVDEMVGQVLASEGFTSVEEVAYVDADEIASIDGFDEDTASEIQTRAREYLEKIEAEHDDKRKTLGVQDELREIPGITTAMLVALGEDGVKTVEDFAGYAADDLVGWKERKDGETKFYPGVLADYGVSRADAEQMVVAARRKAGWITEDEAAEEAADVAGE
- the rimP gene encoding ribosome maturation factor RimP, which translates into the protein MTENAVEQAGDDRIVRETGIDARIALIVQPVLRGIGFRLVRVRLSGQNGLTLQIMAEREDGTMTVEDCEEVSRAVSPALDVDDPIEKAYHLEVSSPGIDRPLVRKSDFIAWVGHLVKMETSVMVADRKRFRGKIAEADDEGILIQRDQAAYGEEPTVRVPFDTIADARLILTDDLIRDALSKDNRARKEAKKHRGDDADDADENEETETED